The genomic stretch TGTCAACATCGAATCTTTTCGTTCTTCGCTTAATCGAATTGTGACAATGATGGACTAAAAACACTCATTTGGTGGTGCACCCCGAAAGTTAGAGTTAAAAACTAACTTTCGGGGTGTTTTTTGTATGAAAAAAACATATACACTCGAATGGAAAATTCAGTATACTGAACATATCACTTTTAAAAAGGAATTATGTGACAGTAGAATGAATCACTCCAAACAATTAACTTCAACCTCTGAAACATCTCTATTTATTATTTTATTAGTATTTAGTATTCTTACTTATATTTTCTTGTTTTTTTCAGTTATTGGAATCGTGATTATTGCACTATTATGGTTGATTTCCTTTTTTAGCCATGGCCTTTTTCTTGGTCAAATCAGAAGCAATGGAGTAAAGATAACTGACAACCAGTACCCTCAAATCAATCAAAAGGTTTATGATCTATGTAAGGAAATGAATATTTTTAAGATTCCGAGTGTCTATGTAGTGGAATCGGCAGGGATCTTGAATGCATTTGCGACGCGGCTATTAGGTCGTAATTTTGTTGTACTCTATTCAGATATCTTTGAACTGATTGAAGAAGGTGCTGAGGATGAAGTGACGTTTATTCTTGCTCATGAGCTCGCTCATATTAAACGAAATCACATTTTAAAACAAATCCTTCTTTTACCAGGTAATGTCGTTCCTTTTCTAGGTTCAGCCTATTCTAGAGCATGTGAATATACATGTGATCGAATGGGGGCGTATTTCATTGAAAATGGAGAGTGTGCAGGGAACGGATTAATGATTCTTGCGGTAGGCAAGCGCTTATACCAAAGTGTGAACAAAGATGCTTACATCATGCAACTCCAATCTGAGAGAAGCTTTTTTGTTTGGTTAAGTGAATTGTTGTCGACCCATCCACCACTACCTAAACGAATAGCTGCAGTAGAGACATTTATGTATATGCGGGAAGAAACGCATTTTCCTGCTCCTCGAAAGAAAATAGTCATTCTTTCACTAATCATTTTTCTTTTCTTTGTAGGTGGAGTTGGATCAGCTGTAGTTGCATCGGAAGTGATTATTCCGTCCCTTTCCTCAGTATTTGAGGAGGAAAGCGTGTTTGATGATGGGGAGGTTACCGGCATTACCCCACTTATGGAAGCCATTATGTCAGAAGATGAAGCGGAATTTCAGTCGCTGATCTCAACCGGCAATCTGGAGGCAACGGATTCTGACGGTTGGAATGCACTTCATTATGCAGCGGAATATCCGGAAGATGAAAAAATGCTTGAAACGCTCCTGGATCTTGGAATGGATCCTAATCAACATGATCATTATGGTATGACCCCGCTCATGGTTTCAAGTCAAAATGGCTTTGTTTCTAAAGTTGAGCATTTACTTGTCGCTGGAGCAGATCCAAATCTTGAAGATCAGGAAGGGTGGACCCCACTAATTTATATCGCTTACATGGAGCCAACCAATCGTAACGATCTTTATGAAATGCTTCTTGCAGCTGGTGCAGACCCTTTCAAGGAAGATGAAGCAGGTTATACTGCAATTGACTATGCACGAGATGCGGGAAATGAAGCAGACGTTAAGTTATTATCTCAATAATGGAACAGTCACAGGGTGTTGACCCTTTTTATGAAGTGACACTAATAGGAGAGGCGGAAGTAGAATGAATGATTCGCAAGTGTTAAAGCAATTTACGTTTTGGCGCTATCGTACAATTCAAGCGCTGGATGCTGTCACAGAAGAACAAGCTGATTGTCTTCCGGAAGGTTTTACGAATACGGTTCGATGGAATTTAGGACATATTCTCGTGACGGCTGAATTTGCTTTAGATCGCTTTACAGGTATGGAAAAGAGCCTGCCAGGAAATTTCTCACCATTATTTAAAGCGGGTACGCGACCTGAGCAATGGGCGGAATCACCGCCTTCACTTGCAGAAATAAAATATTACTTGTTAGAGCAAATTAACCTTATAAAGGAGTTGGAAGGTAAACTTCGCGATCCGCTTCAACATGAATTTTCAATAGGCTCTTATTTGGAACTCGAGACAATTGGAGAACTTTTATTATTTCTAATGAATCACGAGAATCTTCATCTTGGAACAATTAGTGGCATTAAACGAGCTCAAGGCATAAAAGAACTTTGGAAAAAAGCATCTGTATGAGTACAGTCAAAAACGCGTGTGATTCACGCGTTTTTTTGTTTGGTTACAAAAAACGTGTAAAAAGGCAAGCTTAGACGTTAGGTATTTGTAAATAACACAGGAATTTTAAATTTTCTAAAAAAAGGTTGAACACTTTCGAAAAGTTGTTATATAATACTAACAAATAAAACAAATTGTATTATAACAGATGGAGGGGGTTTAAAATGGATTGCTACACTTGTTATGGAAATGGTGAACTTGAATGTCCGCACTGTCATGGGAAAGAAAGAAAAAATGAAGGTTGTCACCACTGTGAAGGAGAAGGATGCGTTGGATGTCACCGTTGTAACAGTAGCGGTAGGCTAGAATAGGAGGGAAAGCTGTGCTTGATGGAATTGTTGAAAGCGCTAACGTTCACGGAAGTGACTTACTAACAAATGAAGCGATGATGTTTCTACAGAAGCTTCATCGTCGCTTTCATCAAGATCTACATCAGTTAGAAGAACAGCAAAATCGCACATCGAATGGTCAACTTCTAATGGAAACAAAGGATATCAGAGAAGCTAGTTGGGAAGTAAAGGCTGTTCGTAAAGACCTTCAAGAGAGACGCGTCGTTCTCAAGAATACGGCTTCTCCATTAGAGTCGGTACCTCAAAAATCTGGGGCTAATCTTTTTATAGCTGATTATTTTGCTGAATCGCTTTCTTTCACTGATCGTTTGATCGCACAAGAAAATCTGAAGTTGTTTATTCAAAAGAATTTTTTTCACACGGTCCAAAAACCAATTGCCGTAATGATTACACCTTCTGACTGGAGAAGGAAAGATACGATTAATGGTTTGCAAATGTCAGCTAGTCTAGTAGATTTTGGTCTTTATGTTTTTCATCATACTGAAACTTTAAAAAGAAATGGTTCAGCTCCATACCTTTGCTTAAAAGGGCTAGAGACTTATGAGGAGGCGAAGTGGTGGAATAACGTTCTTACTTATTTAGAAAGAGAAATGAATTTGAAGGAAGGCACAATGAAAGCAACAATCACGATCACAATGGAAAATGTTCATCAAACAGACGAAATGCTTTATGAACTCCGTAACCATTGTGCGGGAATTCACTTGTTAGAAGAAAACAGGGGGATAACGGACGTAGCAAGGTATGTTATTAGTATTGGACACAAGCGAAAAACCCACGTCATTAGTGAGGGTAGTGAAAAGAAAAGACAGGCGGATCTTTTCGAAATACTCACGCGAGAAGCGGTAGAAGGATTTGATGGTAAATGCGTCACAGACGCTAGTTTGATACAGATGATAAAAGGCATTTGGAATCATTATATGCCTGAACCAAATCAAATGTGGAAAAAACGACATGAATATTTAAGTATATTAGCTGATTTGAATCAAACAAAGGTTGTCTAACGTAAAAAACTTAGGGGGAATTAATTATGACAAAGCAAACGGCAGCATCACTTCAAGAAAATTGGAAGCAAGAACGTTTTAAAGGAATCGAACGTCCATATTCACCTGAGGAAGTGTTGAGGTTGCAGGGATCCATTCAAATTGAGTACACCCTTGCAAAGAGAGGGTCAGAAAGGTTATGGAAGCTCGTTAACGAAGAGGATTTTGTTAACGCGCTAGGTGCTCTTACTGGTAACCAGGCAGTTCAGCAGGTGAAGGCTGGCTTAAAAGCCATATACTTAAGCGGTTGGCAAGTAGCCGCAGATGCGAATGTATCAGGTCAAATGTATCCTGACCAAAGTTTGTATCCTGTAAACAGCGTACCACAAGTTGTAAAACGAATTAATCAAGCGCTCCAACGAGCGGATCAAATTGAACATTCAGAGGGTATTCATGATCGAGATTGGTTTGTGCCAATTGTGGCTGATGCTGAAGCCGGTTTTGGTGGGGCGCTAAATGTTTTTGAACTTATGAAGTCCATGATTGAAGCAGGTGCAGCTGCTGTCCACTTTGAGGATCAACTTTCTTCAGAGAAGAAATGTGGTCACCTTGGAGGAAAGGTTCTTCTTCCAACACAGCAGGCCGTGAAAAATTTAATTTCAGCACGTTTAGCAGCAGATGTGATGGGCGTACCCACGTTAATCATTGCGCGGACGGATGCGAATGCAGCTAACTTAATTACGAGCGATGTTGATAAATATGATGGTGAATTTTTAACAGGTGAACGCACTCCTGAAGGCTTTTTCTACACGAAACCAGGTCTTGACCAGGCGATTGCAAGAGGCCTTGCTTATGCGCCGTACGCTGATCTTATCTGGTGTGAAACGTCTGAACCTAATTTGGAAGAAGCTCAGAAATTCGCAAATGCTATACATGAGCGTTTCCCTGGGAAATTGCTAGCTTACAACTGTTCGCCTTCTTTTAACTGGAAAAAGAAGTTGGATGATGAAACGATCGCTAAATTCCAACGCGAATTAGGTAAGATGGGCTATAAGTTCCAATTTGTTACACTTGCTGGTTTCCATGCGCTCAATCACAGCATGTTCGAACTTGCACGAGACTATAAGGATAATGGAATGGCAGCTTACTCAAGACTTCAGCAAGCAGAATTTGCTAGTGAGGCAGATGGTTACTCTGCTACAAGACACCAGCGTGAGGTTGGAACAGGTTACTTTGATACTGTATCACAGGTTATTACAGGAGGAACATCTTCTACGACTGCTTTAAAAGGTTCAACAGAAGAAGAGCAGTTTACTTCAACGAAATAAGAAAAAAACCGGCTGAAATTCAGCCGGTTTTTGTGTGGCATGCGCTTAAATAGAGAAAGCGGATGAGAAAGAGTACTAGAAAACGGAAGGATAATGAGTGAAAAACACTTATTTCCGCGATAGTTCCAAGAATTCCGCGAAATTAGTTTTGGATCTCTCAGGGACGGCTTCCGCTTTTCATGTCTAGCTACGACTCGCAGAAACTGCGATATTTCGCTCTTTCACCAGAACACAAAGGGCGTGTTCTAGTTCAAGCGCTCCAATATCTCCGTTTCTAAACGCTCGTCTCCGCTTTTCATGTCTAGCTGCGCGGGCCAAATCCTCCGGCTGTTTCGCCCTTTCGATTGAGACAAAAAGCGTCTCATTCGAAAGGGCTCCAACATCCTGCGGATTTAGGCAGGCCCGCTCCGCTTTTCTTGTCTAGCTACGACTCGCAGAAACTGCGATATTTCGCTCTTTCACCAGAACACAAAGGGCGTGTTCTAATTCAAGCGCTCCAATATCTCCGTTTCTAAACGCTCGTCTCCGCTTTTCATGTCTAGCTGCAGCGCCCAGCCTCTCGATCGCTTCACCATTTCATCCAAACACAAAGACCGTGTTCAAATGAAATGGCTCCAGTGCCTGTCGAGGCTTAACGGGCGCTTCCGTTTTTCGTTATTTAAACTTAATTCCTGATTCTTCTACGTTTCCGCCTTCTTTGGCTTCGACTAGGGTGTCGAGGGCTTTGTTTAGGACTTGTTTGTGTTGTTCTTTGTTGTTAGGTTGTCCTACGGCGCTGCCGAATGGGAAGCGGTTATATAGGGAGCGAGGTACGTTAACTTGTTCGCTGATTTCTTTAGACATTGTTAATGTGATTGTTGGAATGCCGTTTTCTTCAAGTACGCGTGCGACCAGACCGGCCGACTGTTGACAGACTGGTCAGGAAGGCACCAACAAAGCGAAGTCTACGTTTTCTTTAAGTAATTTTTGCGCCACCTCTTGAGCTGTCACATTTTTTAGTGGGTGAGGTGTTGGGATATATCCCATAAAGCTATAGTGCGTTTCGGCAAGTTCACCGATACGTCCTTCTTCTTGAAGTTCTTTCATGACATCAAGAGGGAAAAGGACGTTTGCATCTTGCCTCGCATTTGTTTGATCATAGTGCTCATGTGATATAGAAAGATCTTTTAATGAAGTTGAAACAGGAATCTCACGATAGGATGGGTCACCAAGTCCAAAGTTATCATTAAACGGTGTTTGTCCTTTTACATAAAAGCCACCAGTTGAGATTAAAGCACCTTTGGCATTACTTAAGTCTTTATTAAACGGTGTAAAGGGGCTCGTTTCATTCTTTTCGTAACGAAAAGAGGGTACCCAATTTTGTTGAACTGCTTGTTCGACTTTTTCAATCATATATTTTCCTCCTTCATATAAAATTTATGGTACCTGTTTGTTTTAGCATGTATACAAAAAAAACAAAAGTAAAACGTCCTGACCAGCATAAACGGCTTCCTTATGAAATAGGATGAATAGTAAAAGAGCAAGGAGGGACAGGCCGCTATGATAAAGAGAAGAAACGCCTTAGTCAAATGATCATTCGCTTCTTCACTTTCTTAATCGGATTTGGCCTCTCCGTTGCGGGCGGTGTTACGTTAATTCTTCAACTAAATTTAATTATTATTGGACATAGCTTGTTTGAATATTTTGCGTATATTTCACAAACAACGGAACTTTATTTATTTGTGTCGGGGGTTATCGTCGTTTGGTTTAGTGTTTACTGGCCGAGGTTGTAGCTCTTAAGAATTCGAATATCTCCGCTAATGCCCCTTCCCGAATAAGAAACCTCTCATACCCTATACTGTAGGCAACCATCATGATAGCCAACAGGAAAGGGAGGAGACGTATGGACAATTATCTCCCCTCACAGGGGAATTTCTTTCAATATCCAGAAACAAGAGTGACTCATGAAATGAGACAATATGCTTACCAGCGGCCATATCCCTTCATTGGTGGTTTTGCAGGAGGACTCGCTGGAGGACTTGCAGGAGGTTTATTAGGTGCTTTTCTAATTCCAGGATTATATGGTGGTGGATATGGCTATCCTCCGCCGCGACCAGGATATGGTTATCCAGGTCCTGGCTATGGCGGTTATCCGGGATATCCCGGAAATCCTGGAGGATACTCTCCTTATGGATATGGACCATACCGATCATAATCGTAATAAAAAGCAAAGGACTTCCTTTGCTTTTTATTTTGTCAATTTAAAAAGGTTTCCATGTTAATTGACGAGCTTTCGCGAATCGCTTGTTTACTTCATTCCAATTAACAATACTCCACCAGTTATCAATGTATTGCTTTCGTTTATTTTCGTACTGTAAATAATAAGCATGCTCCCATACGTCAATGGCAAGGAGGGGAACGATATCCCATTGGCTCAAGTTTTGATGTTTCTCTGCCTGAAGAATTTCAAGTCTTCTTGATACAGGTGACCAAACTAAGATTGCCCAGCCGGAACCTTCTACTTTATTTGCAGCATTCGTAAACTGTTGCTTAAATTGATTAAAGGAGCCAAAACTCTTTTGAATTTCAGATAGGAGTTCACTATCCGGTTTTCCACCTTTAGGACTCATAACACGCCAAAATAAGGTGTGAAGATAATGACCCGCTCCGTTGAAAGCTAATTCACGTTCCCAATGCTTAATGAGGTCAAAGTCATTGTTCTTTCTAGCTTCCTGTAAGGCAAGTTCCGCTTTGTTTAATCCATCAACATAGCTTTTGTGGTGAATATCATGGTGTAGCTCCATTATCCTTGCACTAATTGCTGGTTCAAGTGCATTGTACTTGTATGGCAATGGAGGTAGTGTATGTTCTCCGATTGGAACGGAGGTCGTATTTTCTTGCAAGTTTCGCCATTGATCATATAAGTTTTGAGCTACTTCATACCATGCCTTTTCTTGGTCACCATCAAAACGCTCTTCTGAACGTTGCATGTCGTCTAACCACTTTTCTGTTTGACGAAGTAAGGGGGATTTCAATTGATCATGAGCTTTACTAGCTAAGACTCGATCTCTTAGTAGATATCCCCATTCAAGAAGTTTATCTGACAATTCTTTCATCCCCTCAATTCTTATTTAGACGTTATTACTATATGAGTCGTGTTACTAAATTGTTTCAATCTCTTAATAAATGTTTTTAATATGAAACATTTGGGTAACCCCTCTTTATGGAGTTTTACGTTAAGGGGGATTATTATGGGGAAAAAAATGAACGAAGAACCACATACAGGGAAAAAAGAAGGGTTAAGGAAAAAGAAGCGTTTTGCTCGAAATGTATTATTAACAGCAGCTTTTTTAATGGTGTTTGTCTTAACTTTTGGGGGTTACCAAACGTATGCGTACATTAACGAAGCACCAACGCTTGAAGGAAATAAATTAAGCTTACCGCAATCTTCTACTTTATTTGATGCTGAAGGAAACAAAATAACTGACATCGTCGGGAAAGAACATCGGAAGGTTGTTTCATTTGATGAAATTCCTGAACATGTCGTGAATGCTTTTATTGCAGTTGAAGATGTAAGGTATTGGGATCACAACGGTGTTGATATTAAACGAATTGGTGGAGCCGTTGTCGCAAATATCCAAGATGGGTTTGGGGCAGAAGGAGCAAGTACGATTACACAACAGGTCGTTAAAAATATGCTTCTTGAACCTGAAAAGACCGTAAAACGTAAAGTACAGGAAGCTTACCTTGCAATGGAATTAGAAAAGCAGTATTCCAAAGAAGAAATTTTAGAAATGTATTTAAATAAAATTTATTTTGGTCAGGGAGCCTATGGCGTTGCAACGGCAGCTGAGACATATTTTAATAAGTCACTTGAAGAGTTAACAACGGCTGAAGCTGCTTTATTAGCGGGACTTCCACAGCGTCCGTCTGGATATGATCCATATAAACATCCGGACATCGCAACTGATCGTCGGGCCACGGTACTAAGCTTAATGGAGCAACATGGGTTTATTTCTGTTCAAGAACGTGAAGAGGCGGCTTCTGTCGCTATTGAAGACACAATTGTAGAGAAGAAAAATCAGTCTACAACGAACGATGCTTTTATTGATCAAGTGATCGATGATTTAGAGAAAGCAGGTATCCCTGAAGATGCTCTTTATTCAGGAGGATTAGAAATTCATACAACGTTAGACGCTCAAGCACAGGAAATTGTCGACGAGTCGCTTACAACAAATCAAGTAGTTGAATACCCCGATGAGGAATTTAGAGCGGGTATTTCTCTTGTTGATACTCAGTCTGGTGCTATTCGTGCCATAGGTGGCAATCGTCAAACCGGGGAAGACGACGTGCAAAAAGGGTTTAATTATGCAACGCAATTAGAACGTTCACCAGGTTCTACGATCAAGCCAATTCTTGATTATGCACCAGGTATAGAAAAACTTAAATGGTCAACAAATCAACAGTTTATCGATGAAGAACTTGAATTGAATGGAAAAGAATTTAGTAATTGGAATGACGAGTTTCAAGGCAGTGTTTCAATTCGAGAAGCACTACAATGGTCTTATAATATTCCTGCTATTAAAGCATTTATGGAAGTTGGAGGAGAAGAAGCGCAAAGCTTTGCTGAGAAACTTGGCATTTCAATTGAAGAAACATATCCGGCCTATGCAATCGGTGGCTTTGCGAATGGAATCTCACCTTTACAGCTTTCAGGAGCGTATGCGGCGTTTGGTTCTGGCGGAACTTTTCACGAACCTTATAGTGTAGAGAAAGTAGTCTATCCAAACGGAAAAGAAATGCAACTTTCCTCAGAACCTGAAAAAGCAATGAGTGAAGGAACAGCTTATATGATTACAGATATGTTACGAACCGTCGTTAAAGAAGGGACGGGCATGCAGGCAGCTGTCAAAGGGTTAGATATAGCCGGAAAGACGGGAACAACGAGTCTTGAAGAAGGCATTCATGGAGATGGTGTATCAGACGCATGGTTCTCTGGATATACAACAAACTACACTGCAGCAGTTTGGACCGGATACGATAAAACCACTCAAAATGCTTACATTCATAAAGAAGATGATGACATTGCAAAATTGTTATTCCAACATGTAATGAGTGAAGTATCAAAAGGAAAAGATACGCCAGATTTTGAACAGCCTGATTCAGTTGAAGAGATTGAAATTGATAAAACATCTGGACTACGTGCAAATAATGCAACGCCTTCATCAAATATTATTAAAGAACTTTATTTTAAAGGAGAAGAGCCGAAAAAAGCTCCTTTGCCTAAAAAGAAAGAACCATTAAATGATAGTGAAAATGATCAAACCGATAAGAAACGCGAGACCGAAAAAACTGCAGATAACGCTGCAAAAGAAAAAAAGCAACCTGAGAAAAAAGTAGAAGAAAAGCCACAGCCAAAACCAAATAATTCTGTAAAGGAAAAAGAAAAGGAAGAGGAAAAGCAAAAACCTAAGAAACAGAAAGAGCCGGAAGTAAAACAAGAGGAACAAAATAAACCAGAAGAAAAAAAGGAAGAACAGAATAAACCAGAAGAGCCATCAACCGATCCAGTAGAAAGTTCAGAGTCCGATAACCCTGGAAATGCTGATGGTGAGAGTACCGAAGAAAACGGGACGACACCAGATCCAAATAATAGTGAAACAGGTAATGGAGACTCAGGTAATGAAGAAACGAGTGAAGATGAAACTGGTACCGAAGAAAATGGTGACAACTCAGGAAACGCTGATCAGTCTGACGATACGGGAGGAGGTACGACTGGCAGTAACTCCTCATCAGGTACAAATGATGACAGCGGAAGTAGTGAAGAAGGCGAGGAGTCAGAACCTGTGGAAAGTGAAGAAGCAAGTGAACCATCAGAAAGTCCAGAAAATAAGCCTTCTGAAGAAGAGACTTCCTCTTCTCAGAAGACCAACGATTCTACTGTAGAAGAAAAAAAGAAAGAAAATCCAACTGAATAACCTCAATTTGTGACCAATGTAACAGCCATAGAAAGTAGCCTCCATTATGATGAAGAAGGAAATAAAATTCATCAAATGGAGGTTTTTAATATGAAAGCAGCCGTTGTACATGCATTTAAAGAGCCCTTATCTGTTAAAAATGTGGACAAACCTATTATTGGTCATGGTGAAATATTAGTGCGTATTAAAGCATGTGGCGTGTGTCATACGGATTTACATGCTGCACACGGAGATTGGCCAGTAAAACCTAAACTACCGCTTATCCCTGGTCATGAAGGTGCAGGAATTATTGAGGAAATAGGAGACGGCGTAACACATTTGAAGGTAGGAGACCGCGTTGGTGTACCGTGGCTCTACTCTGCGTGTGGCCACTGTGAGTATTGCTTGACTGGACGCGAAACGCTTTGTAAAGAGCAACAAAATGCTGGCTATTCTGTAGATGGTGGCTATGCACAGTATTGCAAAGCAGATGCTGATTACGCAGTTAAAATTCCAGATAACTTAAGCTTTGAAGAAGTAGCGCCAATCTTTTGTGCAGGAGTTACAACTTACAAAGCTCTGAAAGTGACGGAGGCAAAGCCTGGGCAGTGGGTCGGTATTTATGGAGTTGGTGGCTTAGGACACGTTGCTGTTCAATACGCGAAAGCGATGGGACTTCACGTCGTTGCTGTTGATACGCATAATGAAAAGCTTGCTTTAGCAAAAGAACTTGGCGCAGATCTTACAGTGAATCCTCTAGAAGAAAACTCAGCAGAATTTATTCAACGAGAAATTGGAGGGGCCCATAGTACAGTTTGTACAGCTGTTTCTAAGCCCGCTTTTAGTGAAGCTTACGCAGCTGTTCGCCGAGGTGGTAGTGTCGTTGCCGTTGGATTACCACCAGAGGAGATGCCGATTCCTATTTTTGATACGGTCCTAAATGGAGTGAAAGTAATTGGTTCTATTGTTGGGACGCGTAAGGATTTAATGGAAGCTCTCCAATTTGCTGCTGAAGGAAAAGTGAAAACGATCATTGAGACTCGTCCGCTAGAAGAGATTAATCAAATTTTTGAAGAACTCGAAAATGGAGACATTAATGGAAGAGTTGTTCTTACGTTCGAATAAAAAAACCGCCACTGGCGGTTTTTTATGTTGGAGGAGCTAATGGTACATATGGTGTTGTTTCAGAAGTTTGTGCACTTGGGAGGTCAGGAGCGGGTTCGGTATATCCCCCCGTGTTATATAGGTTCGAAAGTGGTTTAATCATACCAGCACTGCCAATTTGGAGAACGGAAGAATTCGAGATTCCATCGACTCTTAGCTGGTGAATGACGATGTTTTGGTTCACAAAGAAATTCACGAATCCTCAGCTCCCTAATTGTTAGCAGTGATGTTTTCATCGGCAACGTCTGGATCAAGCGAATTTGTTAAGCTGAATCCATTGTTTACAATATGAAAGTCCCCTGTATTGAATCCTCCTGAACCAGCATATGTTTTAGAAGTTGATTTCGGTGTGGTGTTAAAACTGTCGCCAAAGTTAACGACTCCACCTGCGCTATTAATTTTAACTGGTCCTACAATTGAAGGCATGGTTGAACACCCTTTAATTTGTTATACAGTAGTGTATGTGCTTGTAAGTCGATACGTTCTTAATCTTCATCTGCATAAGGATCCGAGAAATACTCGCGGTTATGTTTTACTCGAGCTTCTGTGCGAATCGTTCTTGTAGATCCTACGTGAAGAACAGATGACGCAGCGATACCTGTGATACGTATGCTACCAACTTTAATAATTGGATTCTCATGTATCGTCGTTTGCCTTAGATCTTCAGTAAGAAGAGGAAGGGGCAGGGGTTGTGAGTAAATTGGGAATTGTGTCAGGTCTTCAACTTCATTGCCATCAAATATGGGTTGTTCTCTTTGTAAGGCATAAATTTTTGTTTCAGGTGTAATTTGATTGCTATCACCAATTTGCACAATGCCACTACTATCGAGTGAGGTGACATAAACCCAGTTTACAAGCGAGGATCGGCTATACATAAAATCATATCCTTATGACGTTGATAGCGGTACAAAAGGTCTTGAGATGATTAAAGATTCCGGAGGCGTATCAAAAATAGATGAGCAAACAATCGATTCGGTGTCACCTACTAGAAATACAGAAGAACTTGCGACCGCCGTAATATCAACATGACCAACTGATAACCCCCTATTAATAACGGTGTAATTCACTTTAAATCACTCCTTCCAGGTAAATTTTTCAGGAAAGCTTCCATACCGTTTGAGATGTCTCGCTTGATTTTTGCTGATACATCTTCTACTAGTTTCTCTATATTTCCGTCAGGTGAGCGCGTCGCTTGTTGGCTCACATAATAATTAATTCTTTGATCAAGCTGCTTTTGAATGTCATTTAAAATAAAGTGGCGGTACGGGTCATCGAGTGGATACTGATATGTCTTTTCTAATTCGCCTAATTTTTGTAACGCACCATTTTGCATATACGACTGCACATTCTGTTGAATTGATTGGATTGCTTCAGGTGGAACATTAGAAGAATTCATCCCATTTCCGCCATTTACGGTGAAGTCATCAAGCACATCGGCCCCTCCATTAGGTGTTAGACCAATATTTAATGTACCATCCAGTCTTTCAATTTTTAATTGATCGAATTTGTATTCGATTTTTTCGATATTGGTTCTTGGGGATTTAGATAATTCATTGCAATTATCTCTTAACTCATCAATCATATCTTCAAGCATCTTGATACGATTGTTTTGTTGTTCAATGCTTTGTTGCATCCGCTGTAAGATCGCGTAGAAATTATCGTTTGGATACATTGACCATCAACTCCCGTATCAAAATGTTGGTTTCACCTTATTTAATTGTATGTTGTAAATAAATTTAGGTGAATGCCCTCTTATATATTCGCAACAACATTTTGATCCGCAACATCACTATCGTTTACACTTGTCACGCTATAAGAGCTGCTCACGTTTAAGGCATCCCCAGTATTAAAAGACCCTCCACCTGCAAAGGTTCTTATGGCACTGGTTGGAGATACAATAAAGACATCGCCGACGTGGAAAACACCACTACTTCCGATCGTGTTTACTTTAATAGCTCCGACGATTGCCGGCATGGTTTC from Bacillus sp. Cs-700 encodes the following:
- a CDS encoding PBP1A family penicillin-binding protein, which translates into the protein MGKKMNEEPHTGKKEGLRKKKRFARNVLLTAAFLMVFVLTFGGYQTYAYINEAPTLEGNKLSLPQSSTLFDAEGNKITDIVGKEHRKVVSFDEIPEHVVNAFIAVEDVRYWDHNGVDIKRIGGAVVANIQDGFGAEGASTITQQVVKNMLLEPEKTVKRKVQEAYLAMELEKQYSKEEILEMYLNKIYFGQGAYGVATAAETYFNKSLEELTTAEAALLAGLPQRPSGYDPYKHPDIATDRRATVLSLMEQHGFISVQEREEAASVAIEDTIVEKKNQSTTNDAFIDQVIDDLEKAGIPEDALYSGGLEIHTTLDAQAQEIVDESLTTNQVVEYPDEEFRAGISLVDTQSGAIRAIGGNRQTGEDDVQKGFNYATQLERSPGSTIKPILDYAPGIEKLKWSTNQQFIDEELELNGKEFSNWNDEFQGSVSIREALQWSYNIPAIKAFMEVGGEEAQSFAEKLGISIEETYPAYAIGGFANGISPLQLSGAYAAFGSGGTFHEPYSVEKVVYPNGKEMQLSSEPEKAMSEGTAYMITDMLRTVVKEGTGMQAAVKGLDIAGKTGTTSLEEGIHGDGVSDAWFSGYTTNYTAAVWTGYDKTTQNAYIHKEDDDIAKLLFQHVMSEVSKGKDTPDFEQPDSVEEIEIDKTSGLRANNATPSSNIIKELYFKGEEPKKAPLPKKKEPLNDSENDQTDKKRETEKTADNAAKEKKQPEKKVEEKPQPKPNNSVKEKEKEEEKQKPKKQKEPEVKQEEQNKPEEKKEEQNKPEEPSTDPVESSESDNPGNADGESTEENGTTPDPNNSETGNGDSGNEETSEDETGTEENGDNSGNADQSDDTGGGTTGSNSSSGTNDDSGSSEEGEESEPVESEEASEPSESPENKPSEEETSSSQKTNDSTVEEKKKENPTE
- the adhP gene encoding alcohol dehydrogenase AdhP; translation: MKAAVVHAFKEPLSVKNVDKPIIGHGEILVRIKACGVCHTDLHAAHGDWPVKPKLPLIPGHEGAGIIEEIGDGVTHLKVGDRVGVPWLYSACGHCEYCLTGRETLCKEQQNAGYSVDGGYAQYCKADADYAVKIPDNLSFEEVAPIFCAGVTTYKALKVTEAKPGQWVGIYGVGGLGHVAVQYAKAMGLHVVAVDTHNEKLALAKELGADLTVNPLEENSAEFIQREIGGAHSTVCTAVSKPAFSEAYAAVRRGGSVVAVGLPPEEMPIPIFDTVLNGVKVIGSIVGTRKDLMEALQFAAEGKVKTIIETRPLEEINQIFEELENGDINGRVVLTFE
- a CDS encoding spore germination protein GerPB yields the protein MNFFVNQNIVIHQLRVDGISNSSVLQIGSAGMIKPLSNLYNTGGYTEPAPDLPSAQTSETTPYVPLAPPT
- a CDS encoding spore germination protein encodes the protein MPSIVGPVKINSAGGVVNFGDSFNTTPKSTSKTYAGSGGFNTGDFHIVNNGFSLTNSLDPDVADENITANN
- a CDS encoding spore germination protein GerPE, yielding MYSRSSLVNWVYVTSLDSSGIVQIGDSNQITPETKIYALQREQPIFDGNEVEDLTQFPIYSQPLPLPLLTEDLRQTTIHENPIIKVGSIRITGIAASSVLHVGSTRTIRTEARVKHNREYFSDPYADED
- a CDS encoding spore gernimation protein GerPD, translating into MNYTVINRGLSVGHVDITAVASSSVFLVGDTESIVCSSIFDTPPESLIISRPFVPLSTS
- the gerPC gene encoding spore germination protein GerPC — translated: MYPNDNFYAILQRMQQSIEQQNNRIKMLEDMIDELRDNCNELSKSPRTNIEKIEYKFDQLKIERLDGTLNIGLTPNGGADVLDDFTVNGGNGMNSSNVPPEAIQSIQQNVQSYMQNGALQKLGELEKTYQYPLDDPYRHFILNDIQKQLDQRINYYVSQQATRSPDGNIEKLVEDVSAKIKRDISNGMEAFLKNLPGRSDLK